A single window of Columba livia isolate bColLiv1 breed racing homer chromosome 16, bColLiv1.pat.W.v2, whole genome shotgun sequence DNA harbors:
- the ARHGAP40 gene encoding rho GTPase-activating protein 40 isoform X1 — protein sequence MDMSGTCGSGATGSGIPRPRVMLAPGSCAWLSSTRNCPCKMNQLPPKSPLASPVSEAMNSRVESSDSLSMDSFWLEVENIKQSVEAEQEECSLADVKTQEEGEAEAEWLQDAGLSDLLGDRASDNENIVLLSTLTKTQAAAVQRRLDTYSRSRRRKNKHPVRDVRDIFGVVSSEETAAEKEESSPDQLWHNLRTSNVHKSETQDYSCTVRTPGKEEVFNMDVAYSEQAAVLLKGSFLSESRRLRDGNALTKFKIPKGRLGVTRIGDLSAQDMKKIPTLALIELTALCDVLGFELKRNKAAKLKTTEKRLFGVPLNTLLANDQKLLPNTKVPLLLQALLSCLEKRGLETEGILRVSGSQTRIKSLEQKLEKDFYTGLFRWDEVHQNDVSGLLKRFIRELPAPLLTAEYLPAFAAVQNIPDLKQRLQALNLLILILPEPNRNTLKALLEFLSKVVSRENNNKMNLWNVSTVMAPNLFMHKGLPNKIPEGKEKQLAEGAADVVRMMIHYQDLLWTVSSFLVAQVRKLNETNSKRYQFCDKRIKNLLRKIHADKDKVEKNQAEPSKIVKVHASLLLKDSLEVHLNNATRVADVLRQFQKNLCQNGWNIVNTVNLLKCNNSMESTSFLLYEVGGNIGERCLDPDTYLLDLYHINPHAEWIIKQNPSYPRMF from the exons TACCAGAAATTGCCCTTGCAAAATGAACCAGCTTCCTCCGAAGAGTCCTTTGGCATCCCCGGTGTCAGAGGCCATGAATTCCAGGGTAGAGTCTTCAGACAGCTTGTCAATGGACAGTTTTTGGCTGGAAGTAGAGAACATTAAACAGAGCGTTGAAGCTGAGCAAGAGGAATGCAGCCTTGCAGATGTCAAAACACAAGAGG AAGGAGAAGCTGAAGCCGAGTGGCTCCAGGATGCCGGTCTGTCTGACCTCCTTGGGGACCGTGCCTCCGACAACGAGAACATCGTGCTGCTCTCCACCCTGACCAAGACCCAGGCTGCTGCGGTGCAGCGGCGCCTGGACACCTACTCCCGCTCACGGAGGAGGAAGAACAAGCATCCCGTGCGTGATGTCCGAGACATTTTTGGAGTTGTCAGCTCTGAG gagacagcagcagagaaagaggaGTCCAGCCCAGATCAGTTGTGGCACAATCTACGGACCTCAAATGTACACAAAT CAGAAACCCAGGATTACTCCTGCACGGTTCGAACCCCTGGAAAAGAAGAGGTGTTCAACATGGATGTCGCCTACTCAGAGCAAGCAGCTGTTCTGCTCAAGGGATCGTTCCTATCTGAATCCAGGAGGTTAAGGGATGGAAATGCACTAACT AAATTTAAGATTCCCAAGGGCAGACTAGGAGTGACCAGGATTGGAGATTTGTCTGCTCAGGACATGAAGAAGATCCCCACACTGGCCCTTATTGAACTAACAGCTCTCTGTGATGTTCTGGGCTTTGAGCTGAAGAGAAACAAGGCCgcaaaactgaaaacaacag aGAAACGACTCTTTGGAGTTCCACTCAACACCTTGTTGGCAAACGACCAAAAACTGCTCCCCAACACCAAGGTCCCTCTGCTACTCCAGGCA CTGCTTTCCTGCTTGGAAAAGAGAGGACTTGAAACAGAGGGCATTTTGAGAGTTTCTGGGTCCCAGACCAGAATCAAG agtcTGGAACAGAAGCTAGAAAAAGACTTCTACACTGGCCTTTTCCGCTGGGATGAAGTCCACCAGAATGATGTATCTGGGCTACTGAAAAGATTCATCAGAGAGCTGCCGGCAccgctgctgacagcagagTACCTGcctgcttttgctgctgtacAAA ATATTCCAGACCTGAAGCAAAGATTGCAAGCTCTAAACCTCCTGATCCTGATTCTGCCAGAGCCCAACAGAAACACCCTGAAG GCTCTACTTGAATTTCTCAGCAAAGTGGTTTCCAgggagaacaacaacaaaatgaacctctgGAACGTCTCCACAGTCATGGCCCCAAACCTCTTCATGCACAAGGGGCTGCCAAACAAGATCcctgaggggaaggagaagcagctggcAGAGGGGGCGGCTGACGTTGTGCGGATGATGATCCATTACCAGGATTTGCTCTGGACA GTCTCCTCTTTCCTGGTAGCTCAAGTGAGAAAGCTGAATGAGACCAATAGCAAAAGGTACCAGTTTTGCGACAAACGAATTAAAAATTTGCTGCGTAAGATTCATGCTGATAAAGACAAGGTGGAAAAGAACCAGGCAGAG CCTTCCAAGATCGTGAAAGTCCATGCTTCGCTTCTCCTGAAGGACTCGCTAGAGGTGCATTTGAACAACGCAACCAGAGTTGCTGATGTCTTGAGGCAGTTTCAAAAGAACCTGTGCCAGAATGGTTGGAATATTGTCAACACTGTCAACCTCCTCAAGTG taaCAACTCAATGGAGAGCACAAGCTTCCTCCTGTATGAAGTAGGAGGCAATATTG GTGAACGTTGCCTGGACCCAGACACTTACCTCTTAGACTTGTACCACATCAATCCCCATGCTGAGTGGATAATTAAGCAAAACCCATCTTATCCTCGGATGTTCTAA
- the ARHGAP40 gene encoding rho GTPase-activating protein 40 isoform X6: MCVGLFEGEAEAEWLQDAGLSDLLGDRASDNENIVLLSTLTKTQAAAVQRRLDTYSRSRRRKNKHPVRDVRDIFGVVSSEETAAEKEESSPDQLWHNLRTSNVHKSETQDYSCTVRTPGKEEVFNMDVAYSEQAAVLLKGSFLSESRRLRDGNALTKFKIPKGRLGVTRIGDLSAQDMKKIPTLALIELTALCDVLGFELKRNKAAKLKTTEKRLFGVPLNTLLANDQKLLPNTKVPLLLQALLSCLEKRGLETEGILRVSGSQTRIKSLEQKLEKDFYTGLFRWDEVHQNDVSGLLKRFIRELPAPLLTAEYLPAFAAVQNIPDLKQRLQALNLLILILPEPNRNTLKALLEFLSKVVSRENNNKMNLWNVSTVMAPNLFMHKGLPNKIPEGKEKQLAEGAADVVRMMIHYQDLLWTVSSFLVAQVRKLNETNSKRYQFCDKRIKNLLRKIHADKDKVEKNQAEPSKIVKVHASLLLKDSLEVHLNNATRVADVLRQFQKNLCQNGWNIVNTVNLLKCNNSMESTSFLLYEVGGNIGERCLDPDTYLLDLYHINPHAEWIIKQNPSYPRMF; the protein is encoded by the exons AAGGAGAAGCTGAAGCCGAGTGGCTCCAGGATGCCGGTCTGTCTGACCTCCTTGGGGACCGTGCCTCCGACAACGAGAACATCGTGCTGCTCTCCACCCTGACCAAGACCCAGGCTGCTGCGGTGCAGCGGCGCCTGGACACCTACTCCCGCTCACGGAGGAGGAAGAACAAGCATCCCGTGCGTGATGTCCGAGACATTTTTGGAGTTGTCAGCTCTGAG gagacagcagcagagaaagaggaGTCCAGCCCAGATCAGTTGTGGCACAATCTACGGACCTCAAATGTACACAAAT CAGAAACCCAGGATTACTCCTGCACGGTTCGAACCCCTGGAAAAGAAGAGGTGTTCAACATGGATGTCGCCTACTCAGAGCAAGCAGCTGTTCTGCTCAAGGGATCGTTCCTATCTGAATCCAGGAGGTTAAGGGATGGAAATGCACTAACT AAATTTAAGATTCCCAAGGGCAGACTAGGAGTGACCAGGATTGGAGATTTGTCTGCTCAGGACATGAAGAAGATCCCCACACTGGCCCTTATTGAACTAACAGCTCTCTGTGATGTTCTGGGCTTTGAGCTGAAGAGAAACAAGGCCgcaaaactgaaaacaacag aGAAACGACTCTTTGGAGTTCCACTCAACACCTTGTTGGCAAACGACCAAAAACTGCTCCCCAACACCAAGGTCCCTCTGCTACTCCAGGCA CTGCTTTCCTGCTTGGAAAAGAGAGGACTTGAAACAGAGGGCATTTTGAGAGTTTCTGGGTCCCAGACCAGAATCAAG agtcTGGAACAGAAGCTAGAAAAAGACTTCTACACTGGCCTTTTCCGCTGGGATGAAGTCCACCAGAATGATGTATCTGGGCTACTGAAAAGATTCATCAGAGAGCTGCCGGCAccgctgctgacagcagagTACCTGcctgcttttgctgctgtacAAA ATATTCCAGACCTGAAGCAAAGATTGCAAGCTCTAAACCTCCTGATCCTGATTCTGCCAGAGCCCAACAGAAACACCCTGAAG GCTCTACTTGAATTTCTCAGCAAAGTGGTTTCCAgggagaacaacaacaaaatgaacctctgGAACGTCTCCACAGTCATGGCCCCAAACCTCTTCATGCACAAGGGGCTGCCAAACAAGATCcctgaggggaaggagaagcagctggcAGAGGGGGCGGCTGACGTTGTGCGGATGATGATCCATTACCAGGATTTGCTCTGGACA GTCTCCTCTTTCCTGGTAGCTCAAGTGAGAAAGCTGAATGAGACCAATAGCAAAAGGTACCAGTTTTGCGACAAACGAATTAAAAATTTGCTGCGTAAGATTCATGCTGATAAAGACAAGGTGGAAAAGAACCAGGCAGAG CCTTCCAAGATCGTGAAAGTCCATGCTTCGCTTCTCCTGAAGGACTCGCTAGAGGTGCATTTGAACAACGCAACCAGAGTTGCTGATGTCTTGAGGCAGTTTCAAAAGAACCTGTGCCAGAATGGTTGGAATATTGTCAACACTGTCAACCTCCTCAAGTG taaCAACTCAATGGAGAGCACAAGCTTCCTCCTGTATGAAGTAGGAGGCAATATTG GTGAACGTTGCCTGGACCCAGACACTTACCTCTTAGACTTGTACCACATCAATCCCCATGCTGAGTGGATAATTAAGCAAAACCCATCTTATCCTCGGATGTTCTAA
- the ARHGAP40 gene encoding rho GTPase-activating protein 40 isoform X5 produces the protein MNQLPPKSPLASPVSEAMNSRVESSDSLSMDSFWLEVENIKQSVEAEQEECSLADVKTQEEGEAEAEWLQDAGLSDLLGDRASDNENIVLLSTLTKTQAAAVQRRLDTYSRSRRRKNKHPVRDVRDIFGVVSSEETAAEKEESSPDQLWHNLRTSNVHKSETQDYSCTVRTPGKEEVFNMDVAYSEQAAVLLKGSFLSESRRLRDGNALTKFKIPKGRLGVTRIGDLSAQDMKKIPTLALIELTALCDVLGFELKRNKAAKLKTTEKRLFGVPLNTLLANDQKLLPNTKVPLLLQALLSCLEKRGLETEGILRVSGSQTRIKSLEQKLEKDFYTGLFRWDEVHQNDVSGLLKRFIRELPAPLLTAEYLPAFAAVQNIPDLKQRLQALNLLILILPEPNRNTLKALLEFLSKVVSRENNNKMNLWNVSTVMAPNLFMHKGLPNKIPEGKEKQLAEGAADVVRMMIHYQDLLWTVSSFLVAQVRKLNETNSKRYQFCDKRIKNLLRKIHADKDKVEKNQAEPSKIVKVHASLLLKDSLEVHLNNATRVADVLRQFQKNLCQNGWNIVNTVNLLKCNNSMESTSFLLYEVGGNIGERCLDPDTYLLDLYHINPHAEWIIKQNPSYPRMF, from the exons ATGAACCAGCTTCCTCCGAAGAGTCCTTTGGCATCCCCGGTGTCAGAGGCCATGAATTCCAGGGTAGAGTCTTCAGACAGCTTGTCAATGGACAGTTTTTGGCTGGAAGTAGAGAACATTAAACAGAGCGTTGAAGCTGAGCAAGAGGAATGCAGCCTTGCAGATGTCAAAACACAAGAGG AAGGAGAAGCTGAAGCCGAGTGGCTCCAGGATGCCGGTCTGTCTGACCTCCTTGGGGACCGTGCCTCCGACAACGAGAACATCGTGCTGCTCTCCACCCTGACCAAGACCCAGGCTGCTGCGGTGCAGCGGCGCCTGGACACCTACTCCCGCTCACGGAGGAGGAAGAACAAGCATCCCGTGCGTGATGTCCGAGACATTTTTGGAGTTGTCAGCTCTGAG gagacagcagcagagaaagaggaGTCCAGCCCAGATCAGTTGTGGCACAATCTACGGACCTCAAATGTACACAAAT CAGAAACCCAGGATTACTCCTGCACGGTTCGAACCCCTGGAAAAGAAGAGGTGTTCAACATGGATGTCGCCTACTCAGAGCAAGCAGCTGTTCTGCTCAAGGGATCGTTCCTATCTGAATCCAGGAGGTTAAGGGATGGAAATGCACTAACT AAATTTAAGATTCCCAAGGGCAGACTAGGAGTGACCAGGATTGGAGATTTGTCTGCTCAGGACATGAAGAAGATCCCCACACTGGCCCTTATTGAACTAACAGCTCTCTGTGATGTTCTGGGCTTTGAGCTGAAGAGAAACAAGGCCgcaaaactgaaaacaacag aGAAACGACTCTTTGGAGTTCCACTCAACACCTTGTTGGCAAACGACCAAAAACTGCTCCCCAACACCAAGGTCCCTCTGCTACTCCAGGCA CTGCTTTCCTGCTTGGAAAAGAGAGGACTTGAAACAGAGGGCATTTTGAGAGTTTCTGGGTCCCAGACCAGAATCAAG agtcTGGAACAGAAGCTAGAAAAAGACTTCTACACTGGCCTTTTCCGCTGGGATGAAGTCCACCAGAATGATGTATCTGGGCTACTGAAAAGATTCATCAGAGAGCTGCCGGCAccgctgctgacagcagagTACCTGcctgcttttgctgctgtacAAA ATATTCCAGACCTGAAGCAAAGATTGCAAGCTCTAAACCTCCTGATCCTGATTCTGCCAGAGCCCAACAGAAACACCCTGAAG GCTCTACTTGAATTTCTCAGCAAAGTGGTTTCCAgggagaacaacaacaaaatgaacctctgGAACGTCTCCACAGTCATGGCCCCAAACCTCTTCATGCACAAGGGGCTGCCAAACAAGATCcctgaggggaaggagaagcagctggcAGAGGGGGCGGCTGACGTTGTGCGGATGATGATCCATTACCAGGATTTGCTCTGGACA GTCTCCTCTTTCCTGGTAGCTCAAGTGAGAAAGCTGAATGAGACCAATAGCAAAAGGTACCAGTTTTGCGACAAACGAATTAAAAATTTGCTGCGTAAGATTCATGCTGATAAAGACAAGGTGGAAAAGAACCAGGCAGAG CCTTCCAAGATCGTGAAAGTCCATGCTTCGCTTCTCCTGAAGGACTCGCTAGAGGTGCATTTGAACAACGCAACCAGAGTTGCTGATGTCTTGAGGCAGTTTCAAAAGAACCTGTGCCAGAATGGTTGGAATATTGTCAACACTGTCAACCTCCTCAAGTG taaCAACTCAATGGAGAGCACAAGCTTCCTCCTGTATGAAGTAGGAGGCAATATTG GTGAACGTTGCCTGGACCCAGACACTTACCTCTTAGACTTGTACCACATCAATCCCCATGCTGAGTGGATAATTAAGCAAAACCCATCTTATCCTCGGATGTTCTAA
- the ARHGAP40 gene encoding rho GTPase-activating protein 40 isoform X4 produces the protein MMDSTRNCPCKMNQLPPKSPLASPVSEAMNSRVESSDSLSMDSFWLEVENIKQSVEAEQEECSLADVKTQEEGEAEAEWLQDAGLSDLLGDRASDNENIVLLSTLTKTQAAAVQRRLDTYSRSRRRKNKHPVRDVRDIFGVVSSEETAAEKEESSPDQLWHNLRTSNVHKSETQDYSCTVRTPGKEEVFNMDVAYSEQAAVLLKGSFLSESRRLRDGNALTKFKIPKGRLGVTRIGDLSAQDMKKIPTLALIELTALCDVLGFELKRNKAAKLKTTEKRLFGVPLNTLLANDQKLLPNTKVPLLLQALLSCLEKRGLETEGILRVSGSQTRIKSLEQKLEKDFYTGLFRWDEVHQNDVSGLLKRFIRELPAPLLTAEYLPAFAAVQNIPDLKQRLQALNLLILILPEPNRNTLKALLEFLSKVVSRENNNKMNLWNVSTVMAPNLFMHKGLPNKIPEGKEKQLAEGAADVVRMMIHYQDLLWTVSSFLVAQVRKLNETNSKRYQFCDKRIKNLLRKIHADKDKVEKNQAEPSKIVKVHASLLLKDSLEVHLNNATRVADVLRQFQKNLCQNGWNIVNTVNLLKCNNSMESTSFLLYEVGGNIGERCLDPDTYLLDLYHINPHAEWIIKQNPSYPRMF, from the exons TACCAGAAATTGCCCTTGCAAAATGAACCAGCTTCCTCCGAAGAGTCCTTTGGCATCCCCGGTGTCAGAGGCCATGAATTCCAGGGTAGAGTCTTCAGACAGCTTGTCAATGGACAGTTTTTGGCTGGAAGTAGAGAACATTAAACAGAGCGTTGAAGCTGAGCAAGAGGAATGCAGCCTTGCAGATGTCAAAACACAAGAGG AAGGAGAAGCTGAAGCCGAGTGGCTCCAGGATGCCGGTCTGTCTGACCTCCTTGGGGACCGTGCCTCCGACAACGAGAACATCGTGCTGCTCTCCACCCTGACCAAGACCCAGGCTGCTGCGGTGCAGCGGCGCCTGGACACCTACTCCCGCTCACGGAGGAGGAAGAACAAGCATCCCGTGCGTGATGTCCGAGACATTTTTGGAGTTGTCAGCTCTGAG gagacagcagcagagaaagaggaGTCCAGCCCAGATCAGTTGTGGCACAATCTACGGACCTCAAATGTACACAAAT CAGAAACCCAGGATTACTCCTGCACGGTTCGAACCCCTGGAAAAGAAGAGGTGTTCAACATGGATGTCGCCTACTCAGAGCAAGCAGCTGTTCTGCTCAAGGGATCGTTCCTATCTGAATCCAGGAGGTTAAGGGATGGAAATGCACTAACT AAATTTAAGATTCCCAAGGGCAGACTAGGAGTGACCAGGATTGGAGATTTGTCTGCTCAGGACATGAAGAAGATCCCCACACTGGCCCTTATTGAACTAACAGCTCTCTGTGATGTTCTGGGCTTTGAGCTGAAGAGAAACAAGGCCgcaaaactgaaaacaacag aGAAACGACTCTTTGGAGTTCCACTCAACACCTTGTTGGCAAACGACCAAAAACTGCTCCCCAACACCAAGGTCCCTCTGCTACTCCAGGCA CTGCTTTCCTGCTTGGAAAAGAGAGGACTTGAAACAGAGGGCATTTTGAGAGTTTCTGGGTCCCAGACCAGAATCAAG agtcTGGAACAGAAGCTAGAAAAAGACTTCTACACTGGCCTTTTCCGCTGGGATGAAGTCCACCAGAATGATGTATCTGGGCTACTGAAAAGATTCATCAGAGAGCTGCCGGCAccgctgctgacagcagagTACCTGcctgcttttgctgctgtacAAA ATATTCCAGACCTGAAGCAAAGATTGCAAGCTCTAAACCTCCTGATCCTGATTCTGCCAGAGCCCAACAGAAACACCCTGAAG GCTCTACTTGAATTTCTCAGCAAAGTGGTTTCCAgggagaacaacaacaaaatgaacctctgGAACGTCTCCACAGTCATGGCCCCAAACCTCTTCATGCACAAGGGGCTGCCAAACAAGATCcctgaggggaaggagaagcagctggcAGAGGGGGCGGCTGACGTTGTGCGGATGATGATCCATTACCAGGATTTGCTCTGGACA GTCTCCTCTTTCCTGGTAGCTCAAGTGAGAAAGCTGAATGAGACCAATAGCAAAAGGTACCAGTTTTGCGACAAACGAATTAAAAATTTGCTGCGTAAGATTCATGCTGATAAAGACAAGGTGGAAAAGAACCAGGCAGAG CCTTCCAAGATCGTGAAAGTCCATGCTTCGCTTCTCCTGAAGGACTCGCTAGAGGTGCATTTGAACAACGCAACCAGAGTTGCTGATGTCTTGAGGCAGTTTCAAAAGAACCTGTGCCAGAATGGTTGGAATATTGTCAACACTGTCAACCTCCTCAAGTG taaCAACTCAATGGAGAGCACAAGCTTCCTCCTGTATGAAGTAGGAGGCAATATTG GTGAACGTTGCCTGGACCCAGACACTTACCTCTTAGACTTGTACCACATCAATCCCCATGCTGAGTGGATAATTAAGCAAAACCCATCTTATCCTCGGATGTTCTAA
- the ARHGAP40 gene encoding rho GTPase-activating protein 40 isoform X3 — protein sequence MCTRNMPCCPSTRNCPCKMNQLPPKSPLASPVSEAMNSRVESSDSLSMDSFWLEVENIKQSVEAEQEECSLADVKTQEEGEAEAEWLQDAGLSDLLGDRASDNENIVLLSTLTKTQAAAVQRRLDTYSRSRRRKNKHPVRDVRDIFGVVSSEETAAEKEESSPDQLWHNLRTSNVHKSETQDYSCTVRTPGKEEVFNMDVAYSEQAAVLLKGSFLSESRRLRDGNALTKFKIPKGRLGVTRIGDLSAQDMKKIPTLALIELTALCDVLGFELKRNKAAKLKTTEKRLFGVPLNTLLANDQKLLPNTKVPLLLQALLSCLEKRGLETEGILRVSGSQTRIKSLEQKLEKDFYTGLFRWDEVHQNDVSGLLKRFIRELPAPLLTAEYLPAFAAVQNIPDLKQRLQALNLLILILPEPNRNTLKALLEFLSKVVSRENNNKMNLWNVSTVMAPNLFMHKGLPNKIPEGKEKQLAEGAADVVRMMIHYQDLLWTVSSFLVAQVRKLNETNSKRYQFCDKRIKNLLRKIHADKDKVEKNQAEPSKIVKVHASLLLKDSLEVHLNNATRVADVLRQFQKNLCQNGWNIVNTVNLLKCNNSMESTSFLLYEVGGNIGERCLDPDTYLLDLYHINPHAEWIIKQNPSYPRMF from the exons TACCAGAAATTGCCCTTGCAAAATGAACCAGCTTCCTCCGAAGAGTCCTTTGGCATCCCCGGTGTCAGAGGCCATGAATTCCAGGGTAGAGTCTTCAGACAGCTTGTCAATGGACAGTTTTTGGCTGGAAGTAGAGAACATTAAACAGAGCGTTGAAGCTGAGCAAGAGGAATGCAGCCTTGCAGATGTCAAAACACAAGAGG AAGGAGAAGCTGAAGCCGAGTGGCTCCAGGATGCCGGTCTGTCTGACCTCCTTGGGGACCGTGCCTCCGACAACGAGAACATCGTGCTGCTCTCCACCCTGACCAAGACCCAGGCTGCTGCGGTGCAGCGGCGCCTGGACACCTACTCCCGCTCACGGAGGAGGAAGAACAAGCATCCCGTGCGTGATGTCCGAGACATTTTTGGAGTTGTCAGCTCTGAG gagacagcagcagagaaagaggaGTCCAGCCCAGATCAGTTGTGGCACAATCTACGGACCTCAAATGTACACAAAT CAGAAACCCAGGATTACTCCTGCACGGTTCGAACCCCTGGAAAAGAAGAGGTGTTCAACATGGATGTCGCCTACTCAGAGCAAGCAGCTGTTCTGCTCAAGGGATCGTTCCTATCTGAATCCAGGAGGTTAAGGGATGGAAATGCACTAACT AAATTTAAGATTCCCAAGGGCAGACTAGGAGTGACCAGGATTGGAGATTTGTCTGCTCAGGACATGAAGAAGATCCCCACACTGGCCCTTATTGAACTAACAGCTCTCTGTGATGTTCTGGGCTTTGAGCTGAAGAGAAACAAGGCCgcaaaactgaaaacaacag aGAAACGACTCTTTGGAGTTCCACTCAACACCTTGTTGGCAAACGACCAAAAACTGCTCCCCAACACCAAGGTCCCTCTGCTACTCCAGGCA CTGCTTTCCTGCTTGGAAAAGAGAGGACTTGAAACAGAGGGCATTTTGAGAGTTTCTGGGTCCCAGACCAGAATCAAG agtcTGGAACAGAAGCTAGAAAAAGACTTCTACACTGGCCTTTTCCGCTGGGATGAAGTCCACCAGAATGATGTATCTGGGCTACTGAAAAGATTCATCAGAGAGCTGCCGGCAccgctgctgacagcagagTACCTGcctgcttttgctgctgtacAAA ATATTCCAGACCTGAAGCAAAGATTGCAAGCTCTAAACCTCCTGATCCTGATTCTGCCAGAGCCCAACAGAAACACCCTGAAG GCTCTACTTGAATTTCTCAGCAAAGTGGTTTCCAgggagaacaacaacaaaatgaacctctgGAACGTCTCCACAGTCATGGCCCCAAACCTCTTCATGCACAAGGGGCTGCCAAACAAGATCcctgaggggaaggagaagcagctggcAGAGGGGGCGGCTGACGTTGTGCGGATGATGATCCATTACCAGGATTTGCTCTGGACA GTCTCCTCTTTCCTGGTAGCTCAAGTGAGAAAGCTGAATGAGACCAATAGCAAAAGGTACCAGTTTTGCGACAAACGAATTAAAAATTTGCTGCGTAAGATTCATGCTGATAAAGACAAGGTGGAAAAGAACCAGGCAGAG CCTTCCAAGATCGTGAAAGTCCATGCTTCGCTTCTCCTGAAGGACTCGCTAGAGGTGCATTTGAACAACGCAACCAGAGTTGCTGATGTCTTGAGGCAGTTTCAAAAGAACCTGTGCCAGAATGGTTGGAATATTGTCAACACTGTCAACCTCCTCAAGTG taaCAACTCAATGGAGAGCACAAGCTTCCTCCTGTATGAAGTAGGAGGCAATATTG GTGAACGTTGCCTGGACCCAGACACTTACCTCTTAGACTTGTACCACATCAATCCCCATGCTGAGTGGATAATTAAGCAAAACCCATCTTATCCTCGGATGTTCTAA